In a genomic window of Wyeomyia smithii strain HCP4-BCI-WySm-NY-G18 chromosome 1, ASM2978416v1, whole genome shotgun sequence:
- the LOC129717877 gene encoding tropomodulin isoform X1, protein MDYEETHTVTRKSTTTFRIQETSSSTTTKTITTPAKLYGKDLGAYDDVDVDELLAQLSPEEITMLAKEVDPDDSFLPPSQRTNYECDKEPTGPLDRKKLIDHINKQAMETPDRPELEPFVPGMVRGKKWIPPPQEKKMQDAEDQIAIDLGDEYEHALSDATQEEIIDLAAILGFHSMMNQDQYHASLLNKGQPVGLGWDGITKSSIQKIFPAEAPNNTNPEEMIKRIKDDDSKLVDVNFNNIKNISDAQFEQLFQALQSNTHLEVLSLTNTGLTDRTALLLAAAIERNHTLRVLNVETNFISPPVIVTLVKSLLTQMTIEEFRASNQRSQVLGNKIEMEITDLVEKNMTLLRLGLHLEFNDARHRVAAHLQRNIDRIRVDKKDGRSSRGSFYRPQHVEERMDELEGVEEEEEEVREVPQDYDVEEDPDNIVIRPPPSDDEDIKKRSVAAPAV, encoded by the exons ACCTCGTCATCGACCACCACCAAAACCATCACAACACCCGCGAAGCTGTACGGCAAAGATCTCGGTGCATACGATGATGTCGATGTGGACGAGCTCCTGGCGCAGCTCTCGCCGGAAGAGATCACCATGCTGGCCAAGGAGGTCGACCCGGAT GATTCCTTCCTGCCCCCGAGTCAGCGAACCAATTACGAGTGTGACAAGGAACCGACCGGACCACTGGATCGGAAGAAGCTGATAGACCACATCAACAAGCAGGCAATGGAAACACCGGACCGGCCGGAATTGGAGCCCTTCGTGCCTGGGATGGTTCGCGGTAAAAAG TGGATTCCACCACCACAGGAGAAAAAGATGCAGGATGCCGAGGATCAGATAGCCATCGATCTCGGTGATGAGTACGAGCATGCATTGTCGGATGCCACCCAAGAGGAAATTATCGATCTGGCTGCCATCCTTGGCTTCCACTCGATGATGAACCAGGATCAGTATCATGCGTCTCTGCTCAACAAGGGCCAACCGGTGGGGTTGGGCTGGGACGGTATCACCAAGTCGTCTATCCAGAAGATATTCCCCGCGGAGGCTCCCAACAACACCAACCCGGAGGAGATGATCAAGAGAATAAAGGATGACGACAGCAAGCTGGTGGACGTGAATTTTAACAATATTAAG AACATCTCCGATGCGCAGTTCGAGCAACTGTTCCAGGCCCTGCAGAGCAACACCCACCTGGAAGTGCTGTCCTTGACAAACACCGGCCTCACGGATCGTACCGCACTGCTGCTGGCGGCCGCCATAGAACGCAACCACACCCTGCGGGTATTGAACGTGGAAACGAACTTCATCAGTCCACCGGTGATCGTGACGCTGGTCAAATCCCTGCTCACTCAAATGACCATCGAGGAGTTCCGGGCCTCCAATCAG CGATCACAAGTGCTGGGCAACAAAATCGAGATGGAAATCACCGACTTGGTGGAGAAAAATATGACCTTGCTTCGGCTAGGATTACACCTCGAGTTCAACGATGCCCGTCACCGAGTGGCTGCTCATTTACAACGCAACATTGATAGAA TCCGTGTTGATAAGAAAGATGGTCGATCATCACGCGGTAGCTTTTATCGGCCACAGCATGTCGAAGAACGGATGGACGAATTGGAAGGCGTCGAAGAAGAGGAGGAAGAAGTGCGCGAGGTTCCGCAGGACTACGATGTGGAGGAGGATCCGGACAATATCGTGATCCGTCCGCCGCCCTCCGACGACGAGGATAT TAAGAAAAGATCTGTCGCAGCGCCTGCAGTTTAG
- the LOC129717877 gene encoding tropomodulin isoform X2: MDYEETHTVTRKSTTTFRIQETSSSTTTKTITTPAKLYGKDLGAYDDVDVDELLAQLSPEEITMLAKEVDPDDSFLPPSQRTNYECDKEPTGPLDRKKLIDHINKQAMETPDRPELEPFVPGMVRGKKWIPPPQEKKMQDAEDQIAIDLGDEYEHALSDATQEEIIDLAAILGFHSMMNQDQYHASLLNKGQPVGLGWDGITKSSIQKIFPAEAPNNTNPEEMIKRIKDDDSKLVDVNFNNIKNISDAQFEQLFQALQSNTHLEVLSLTNTGLTDRTALLLAAAIERNHTLRVLNVETNFISPPVIVTLVKSLLTQMTIEEFRASNQRSQVLGNKIEMEITDLVEKNMTLLRLGLHLEFNDARHRVAAHLQRNIDRNDPQHCHPIPYYRYLTVPPPLRSKRSSAEQRLKSKAPRIPIAEDKTLLDGVEESQVIQKSEIYLKIDSDSTVVES; encoded by the exons ACCTCGTCATCGACCACCACCAAAACCATCACAACACCCGCGAAGCTGTACGGCAAAGATCTCGGTGCATACGATGATGTCGATGTGGACGAGCTCCTGGCGCAGCTCTCGCCGGAAGAGATCACCATGCTGGCCAAGGAGGTCGACCCGGAT GATTCCTTCCTGCCCCCGAGTCAGCGAACCAATTACGAGTGTGACAAGGAACCGACCGGACCACTGGATCGGAAGAAGCTGATAGACCACATCAACAAGCAGGCAATGGAAACACCGGACCGGCCGGAATTGGAGCCCTTCGTGCCTGGGATGGTTCGCGGTAAAAAG TGGATTCCACCACCACAGGAGAAAAAGATGCAGGATGCCGAGGATCAGATAGCCATCGATCTCGGTGATGAGTACGAGCATGCATTGTCGGATGCCACCCAAGAGGAAATTATCGATCTGGCTGCCATCCTTGGCTTCCACTCGATGATGAACCAGGATCAGTATCATGCGTCTCTGCTCAACAAGGGCCAACCGGTGGGGTTGGGCTGGGACGGTATCACCAAGTCGTCTATCCAGAAGATATTCCCCGCGGAGGCTCCCAACAACACCAACCCGGAGGAGATGATCAAGAGAATAAAGGATGACGACAGCAAGCTGGTGGACGTGAATTTTAACAATATTAAG AACATCTCCGATGCGCAGTTCGAGCAACTGTTCCAGGCCCTGCAGAGCAACACCCACCTGGAAGTGCTGTCCTTGACAAACACCGGCCTCACGGATCGTACCGCACTGCTGCTGGCGGCCGCCATAGAACGCAACCACACCCTGCGGGTATTGAACGTGGAAACGAACTTCATCAGTCCACCGGTGATCGTGACGCTGGTCAAATCCCTGCTCACTCAAATGACCATCGAGGAGTTCCGGGCCTCCAATCAG CGATCACAAGTGCTGGGCAACAAAATCGAGATGGAAATCACCGACTTGGTGGAGAAAAATATGACCTTGCTTCGGCTAGGATTACACCTCGAGTTCAACGATGCCCGTCACCGAGTGGCTGCTCATTTACAACGCAACATTGATAGAA ACGACCCACAGCACTGCCATCCGATTCCGTATTATCGCTATCTAACAGTTCCTCCACCATTGCGTTCCAAGCGCAGCTCGGCAGAGCAGCGTTTAAAATCAAAGGCTCCTAGAATTCCTATAGCGGAGGATAAAACATTGCTTGATGGCGTTGAAGAATCGCAGGTTATCCAAAAATCGGAAATTTATCTCAAAATTGACAGCGACTCTACCGTTGTTGAGTCCTAA
- the LOC129717877 gene encoding tropomodulin isoform X4: MDYEETHTVTRKSTTTFRIQETSSSTTTKTITTPAKLYGKDLGAYDDVDVDELLAQLSPEEITMLAKEVDPDDSFLPPSQRTNYECDKEPTGPLDRKKLIDHINKQAMETPDRPELEPFVPGMVRGKKWIPPPQEKKMQDAEDQIAIDLGDEYEHALSDATQEEIIDLAAILGFHSMMNQDQYHASLLNKGQPVGLGWDGITKSSIQKIFPAEAPNNTNPEEMIKRIKDDDSKLVDVNFNNIKNISDAQFEQLFQALQSNTHLEVLSLTNTGLTDRTALLLAAAIERNHTLRVLNVETNFISPPVIVTLVKSLLTQMTIEEFRASNQRSQVLGNKIEMEITDLVEKNMTLLRLGLHLEFNDARHRVAAHLQRNIDRIRVDKKDGRSSRGSFYRPQHVEERMDELEGVEEEEEEVREVPQDYDVEEDPDNIVIRPPPSDDEDM, from the exons ACCTCGTCATCGACCACCACCAAAACCATCACAACACCCGCGAAGCTGTACGGCAAAGATCTCGGTGCATACGATGATGTCGATGTGGACGAGCTCCTGGCGCAGCTCTCGCCGGAAGAGATCACCATGCTGGCCAAGGAGGTCGACCCGGAT GATTCCTTCCTGCCCCCGAGTCAGCGAACCAATTACGAGTGTGACAAGGAACCGACCGGACCACTGGATCGGAAGAAGCTGATAGACCACATCAACAAGCAGGCAATGGAAACACCGGACCGGCCGGAATTGGAGCCCTTCGTGCCTGGGATGGTTCGCGGTAAAAAG TGGATTCCACCACCACAGGAGAAAAAGATGCAGGATGCCGAGGATCAGATAGCCATCGATCTCGGTGATGAGTACGAGCATGCATTGTCGGATGCCACCCAAGAGGAAATTATCGATCTGGCTGCCATCCTTGGCTTCCACTCGATGATGAACCAGGATCAGTATCATGCGTCTCTGCTCAACAAGGGCCAACCGGTGGGGTTGGGCTGGGACGGTATCACCAAGTCGTCTATCCAGAAGATATTCCCCGCGGAGGCTCCCAACAACACCAACCCGGAGGAGATGATCAAGAGAATAAAGGATGACGACAGCAAGCTGGTGGACGTGAATTTTAACAATATTAAG AACATCTCCGATGCGCAGTTCGAGCAACTGTTCCAGGCCCTGCAGAGCAACACCCACCTGGAAGTGCTGTCCTTGACAAACACCGGCCTCACGGATCGTACCGCACTGCTGCTGGCGGCCGCCATAGAACGCAACCACACCCTGCGGGTATTGAACGTGGAAACGAACTTCATCAGTCCACCGGTGATCGTGACGCTGGTCAAATCCCTGCTCACTCAAATGACCATCGAGGAGTTCCGGGCCTCCAATCAG CGATCACAAGTGCTGGGCAACAAAATCGAGATGGAAATCACCGACTTGGTGGAGAAAAATATGACCTTGCTTCGGCTAGGATTACACCTCGAGTTCAACGATGCCCGTCACCGAGTGGCTGCTCATTTACAACGCAACATTGATAGAA TCCGTGTTGATAAGAAAGATGGTCGATCATCACGCGGTAGCTTTTATCGGCCACAGCATGTCGAAGAACGGATGGACGAATTGGAAGGCGTCGAAGAAGAGGAGGAAGAAGTGCGCGAGGTTCCGCAGGACTACGATGTGGAGGAGGATCCGGACAATATCGTGATCCGTCCGCCGCCCTCCGACGACGAGGATATGTAA
- the LOC129717877 gene encoding tropomodulin isoform X6 — MDYEETHTVTRKSTTTFRIQETSSSTTTKTITTPAKLYGKDLGAYDDVDVDELLAQLSPEEITMLAKEVDPDDSFLPPSQRTNYECDKEPTGPLDRKKLIDHINKQAMETPDRPELEPFVPGMVRGKKWIPPPQEKKMQDAEDQIAIDLGDEYEHALSDATQEEIIDLAAILGFHSMMNQDQYHASLLNKGQPVGLGWDGITKSSIQKIFPAEAPNNTNPEEMIKRIKDDDSKLVDVNFNNIKNISDAQFEQLFQALQSNTHLEVLSLTNTGLTDRTALLLAAAIERNHTLRVLNVETNFISPPVIVTLVKSLLTQMTIEEFRASNQRSQVLGNKIEMEITDLVEKNMTLLRLGLHLEFNDARHRVAAHLQRNIDRIRKDLSQRLQFRFFQNIHRKQATMIQ; from the exons ACCTCGTCATCGACCACCACCAAAACCATCACAACACCCGCGAAGCTGTACGGCAAAGATCTCGGTGCATACGATGATGTCGATGTGGACGAGCTCCTGGCGCAGCTCTCGCCGGAAGAGATCACCATGCTGGCCAAGGAGGTCGACCCGGAT GATTCCTTCCTGCCCCCGAGTCAGCGAACCAATTACGAGTGTGACAAGGAACCGACCGGACCACTGGATCGGAAGAAGCTGATAGACCACATCAACAAGCAGGCAATGGAAACACCGGACCGGCCGGAATTGGAGCCCTTCGTGCCTGGGATGGTTCGCGGTAAAAAG TGGATTCCACCACCACAGGAGAAAAAGATGCAGGATGCCGAGGATCAGATAGCCATCGATCTCGGTGATGAGTACGAGCATGCATTGTCGGATGCCACCCAAGAGGAAATTATCGATCTGGCTGCCATCCTTGGCTTCCACTCGATGATGAACCAGGATCAGTATCATGCGTCTCTGCTCAACAAGGGCCAACCGGTGGGGTTGGGCTGGGACGGTATCACCAAGTCGTCTATCCAGAAGATATTCCCCGCGGAGGCTCCCAACAACACCAACCCGGAGGAGATGATCAAGAGAATAAAGGATGACGACAGCAAGCTGGTGGACGTGAATTTTAACAATATTAAG AACATCTCCGATGCGCAGTTCGAGCAACTGTTCCAGGCCCTGCAGAGCAACACCCACCTGGAAGTGCTGTCCTTGACAAACACCGGCCTCACGGATCGTACCGCACTGCTGCTGGCGGCCGCCATAGAACGCAACCACACCCTGCGGGTATTGAACGTGGAAACGAACTTCATCAGTCCACCGGTGATCGTGACGCTGGTCAAATCCCTGCTCACTCAAATGACCATCGAGGAGTTCCGGGCCTCCAATCAG CGATCACAAGTGCTGGGCAACAAAATCGAGATGGAAATCACCGACTTGGTGGAGAAAAATATGACCTTGCTTCGGCTAGGATTACACCTCGAGTTCAACGATGCCCGTCACCGAGTGGCTGCTCATTTACAACGCAACATTGATAGAA TAAGAAAAGATCTGTCGCAGCGCCTGCAGTTTAGatttttccaaaatattcacAGAAAGCAAGCGACAATGATACAGTGA
- the LOC129717877 gene encoding tropomodulin isoform X8 yields the protein MDYEETHTVTRKSTTTFRIQETSSSTTTKTITTPAKLYGKDLGAYDDVDVDELLAQLSPEEITMLAKEVDPDDSFLPPSQRTNYECDKEPTGPLDRKKLIDHINKQAMETPDRPELEPFVPGMVRGKKWIPPPQEKKMQDAEDQIAIDLGDEYEHALSDATQEEIIDLAAILGFHSMMNQDQYHASLLNKGQPVGLGWDGITKSSIQKIFPAEAPNNTNPEEMIKRIKDDDSKLVDVNFNNIKNISDAQFEQLFQALQSNTHLEVLSLTNTGLTDRTALLLAAAIERNHTLRVLNVETNFISPPVIVTLVKSLLTQMTIEEFRASNQRSQVLGNKIEMEITDLVEKNMTLLRLGLHLEFNDARHRVAAHLQRNIDRTRRTPYRVTKNVI from the exons ACCTCGTCATCGACCACCACCAAAACCATCACAACACCCGCGAAGCTGTACGGCAAAGATCTCGGTGCATACGATGATGTCGATGTGGACGAGCTCCTGGCGCAGCTCTCGCCGGAAGAGATCACCATGCTGGCCAAGGAGGTCGACCCGGAT GATTCCTTCCTGCCCCCGAGTCAGCGAACCAATTACGAGTGTGACAAGGAACCGACCGGACCACTGGATCGGAAGAAGCTGATAGACCACATCAACAAGCAGGCAATGGAAACACCGGACCGGCCGGAATTGGAGCCCTTCGTGCCTGGGATGGTTCGCGGTAAAAAG TGGATTCCACCACCACAGGAGAAAAAGATGCAGGATGCCGAGGATCAGATAGCCATCGATCTCGGTGATGAGTACGAGCATGCATTGTCGGATGCCACCCAAGAGGAAATTATCGATCTGGCTGCCATCCTTGGCTTCCACTCGATGATGAACCAGGATCAGTATCATGCGTCTCTGCTCAACAAGGGCCAACCGGTGGGGTTGGGCTGGGACGGTATCACCAAGTCGTCTATCCAGAAGATATTCCCCGCGGAGGCTCCCAACAACACCAACCCGGAGGAGATGATCAAGAGAATAAAGGATGACGACAGCAAGCTGGTGGACGTGAATTTTAACAATATTAAG AACATCTCCGATGCGCAGTTCGAGCAACTGTTCCAGGCCCTGCAGAGCAACACCCACCTGGAAGTGCTGTCCTTGACAAACACCGGCCTCACGGATCGTACCGCACTGCTGCTGGCGGCCGCCATAGAACGCAACCACACCCTGCGGGTATTGAACGTGGAAACGAACTTCATCAGTCCACCGGTGATCGTGACGCTGGTCAAATCCCTGCTCACTCAAATGACCATCGAGGAGTTCCGGGCCTCCAATCAG CGATCACAAGTGCTGGGCAACAAAATCGAGATGGAAATCACCGACTTGGTGGAGAAAAATATGACCTTGCTTCGGCTAGGATTACACCTCGAGTTCAACGATGCCCGTCACCGAGTGGCTGCTCATTTACAACGCAACATTGATAGAA
- the LOC129717877 gene encoding tropomodulin isoform X9 produces the protein MDYEETHTVTRKSTTTFRIQETSSSTTTKTITTPAKLYGKDLGAYDDVDVDELLAQLSPEEITMLAKEVDPDDSFLPPSQRTNYECDKEPTGPLDRKKLIDHINKQAMETPDRPELEPFVPGMVRGKKWIPPPQEKKMQDAEDQIAIDLGDEYEHALSDATQEEIIDLAAILGFHSMMNQDQYHASLLNKGQPVGLGWDGITKSSIQKIFPAEAPNNTNPEEMIKRIKDDDSKLVDVNFNNIKNISDAQFEQLFQALQSNTHLEVLSLTNTGLTDRTALLLAAAIERNHTLRVLNVETNFISPPVIVTLVKSLLTQMTIEEFRASNQRSQVLGNKIEMEITDLVEKNMTLLRLGLHLEFNDARHRVAAHLQRNIDRIRQSRLNQRK, from the exons ACCTCGTCATCGACCACCACCAAAACCATCACAACACCCGCGAAGCTGTACGGCAAAGATCTCGGTGCATACGATGATGTCGATGTGGACGAGCTCCTGGCGCAGCTCTCGCCGGAAGAGATCACCATGCTGGCCAAGGAGGTCGACCCGGAT GATTCCTTCCTGCCCCCGAGTCAGCGAACCAATTACGAGTGTGACAAGGAACCGACCGGACCACTGGATCGGAAGAAGCTGATAGACCACATCAACAAGCAGGCAATGGAAACACCGGACCGGCCGGAATTGGAGCCCTTCGTGCCTGGGATGGTTCGCGGTAAAAAG TGGATTCCACCACCACAGGAGAAAAAGATGCAGGATGCCGAGGATCAGATAGCCATCGATCTCGGTGATGAGTACGAGCATGCATTGTCGGATGCCACCCAAGAGGAAATTATCGATCTGGCTGCCATCCTTGGCTTCCACTCGATGATGAACCAGGATCAGTATCATGCGTCTCTGCTCAACAAGGGCCAACCGGTGGGGTTGGGCTGGGACGGTATCACCAAGTCGTCTATCCAGAAGATATTCCCCGCGGAGGCTCCCAACAACACCAACCCGGAGGAGATGATCAAGAGAATAAAGGATGACGACAGCAAGCTGGTGGACGTGAATTTTAACAATATTAAG AACATCTCCGATGCGCAGTTCGAGCAACTGTTCCAGGCCCTGCAGAGCAACACCCACCTGGAAGTGCTGTCCTTGACAAACACCGGCCTCACGGATCGTACCGCACTGCTGCTGGCGGCCGCCATAGAACGCAACCACACCCTGCGGGTATTGAACGTGGAAACGAACTTCATCAGTCCACCGGTGATCGTGACGCTGGTCAAATCCCTGCTCACTCAAATGACCATCGAGGAGTTCCGGGCCTCCAATCAG CGATCACAAGTGCTGGGCAACAAAATCGAGATGGAAATCACCGACTTGGTGGAGAAAAATATGACCTTGCTTCGGCTAGGATTACACCTCGAGTTCAACGATGCCCGTCACCGAGTGGCTGCTCATTTACAACGCAACATTGATAGAA
- the LOC129717877 gene encoding tropomodulin isoform X3 gives MGIYEKEWSRTEIITKTSSSTTTKTITTPAKLYGKDLGAYDDVDVDELLAQLSPEEITMLAKEVDPDDSFLPPSQRTNYECDKEPTGPLDRKKLIDHINKQAMETPDRPELEPFVPGMVRGKKWIPPPQEKKMQDAEDQIAIDLGDEYEHALSDATQEEIIDLAAILGFHSMMNQDQYHASLLNKGQPVGLGWDGITKSSIQKIFPAEAPNNTNPEEMIKRIKDDDSKLVDVNFNNIKNISDAQFEQLFQALQSNTHLEVLSLTNTGLTDRTALLLAAAIERNHTLRVLNVETNFISPPVIVTLVKSLLTQMTIEEFRASNQRSQVLGNKIEMEITDLVEKNMTLLRLGLHLEFNDARHRVAAHLQRNIDRIRVDKKDGRSSRGSFYRPQHVEERMDELEGVEEEEEEVREVPQDYDVEEDPDNIVIRPPPSDDEDIKKRSVAAPAV, from the exons ACCTCGTCATCGACCACCACCAAAACCATCACAACACCCGCGAAGCTGTACGGCAAAGATCTCGGTGCATACGATGATGTCGATGTGGACGAGCTCCTGGCGCAGCTCTCGCCGGAAGAGATCACCATGCTGGCCAAGGAGGTCGACCCGGAT GATTCCTTCCTGCCCCCGAGTCAGCGAACCAATTACGAGTGTGACAAGGAACCGACCGGACCACTGGATCGGAAGAAGCTGATAGACCACATCAACAAGCAGGCAATGGAAACACCGGACCGGCCGGAATTGGAGCCCTTCGTGCCTGGGATGGTTCGCGGTAAAAAG TGGATTCCACCACCACAGGAGAAAAAGATGCAGGATGCCGAGGATCAGATAGCCATCGATCTCGGTGATGAGTACGAGCATGCATTGTCGGATGCCACCCAAGAGGAAATTATCGATCTGGCTGCCATCCTTGGCTTCCACTCGATGATGAACCAGGATCAGTATCATGCGTCTCTGCTCAACAAGGGCCAACCGGTGGGGTTGGGCTGGGACGGTATCACCAAGTCGTCTATCCAGAAGATATTCCCCGCGGAGGCTCCCAACAACACCAACCCGGAGGAGATGATCAAGAGAATAAAGGATGACGACAGCAAGCTGGTGGACGTGAATTTTAACAATATTAAG AACATCTCCGATGCGCAGTTCGAGCAACTGTTCCAGGCCCTGCAGAGCAACACCCACCTGGAAGTGCTGTCCTTGACAAACACCGGCCTCACGGATCGTACCGCACTGCTGCTGGCGGCCGCCATAGAACGCAACCACACCCTGCGGGTATTGAACGTGGAAACGAACTTCATCAGTCCACCGGTGATCGTGACGCTGGTCAAATCCCTGCTCACTCAAATGACCATCGAGGAGTTCCGGGCCTCCAATCAG CGATCACAAGTGCTGGGCAACAAAATCGAGATGGAAATCACCGACTTGGTGGAGAAAAATATGACCTTGCTTCGGCTAGGATTACACCTCGAGTTCAACGATGCCCGTCACCGAGTGGCTGCTCATTTACAACGCAACATTGATAGAA TCCGTGTTGATAAGAAAGATGGTCGATCATCACGCGGTAGCTTTTATCGGCCACAGCATGTCGAAGAACGGATGGACGAATTGGAAGGCGTCGAAGAAGAGGAGGAAGAAGTGCGCGAGGTTCCGCAGGACTACGATGTGGAGGAGGATCCGGACAATATCGTGATCCGTCCGCCGCCCTCCGACGACGAGGATAT TAAGAAAAGATCTGTCGCAGCGCCTGCAGTTTAG
- the LOC129717877 gene encoding tropomodulin isoform X5 codes for MTSSSTTTKTITTPAKLYGKDLGAYDDVDVDELLAQLSPEEITMLAKEVDPDDSFLPPSQRTNYECDKEPTGPLDRKKLIDHINKQAMETPDRPELEPFVPGMVRGKKWIPPPQEKKMQDAEDQIAIDLGDEYEHALSDATQEEIIDLAAILGFHSMMNQDQYHASLLNKGQPVGLGWDGITKSSIQKIFPAEAPNNTNPEEMIKRIKDDDSKLVDVNFNNIKNISDAQFEQLFQALQSNTHLEVLSLTNTGLTDRTALLLAAAIERNHTLRVLNVETNFISPPVIVTLVKSLLTQMTIEEFRASNQRSQVLGNKIEMEITDLVEKNMTLLRLGLHLEFNDARHRVAAHLQRNIDRIRVDKKDGRSSRGSFYRPQHVEERMDELEGVEEEEEEVREVPQDYDVEEDPDNIVIRPPPSDDEDIKKRSVAAPAV; via the exons ACCTCGTCATCGACCACCACCAAAACCATCACAACACCCGCGAAGCTGTACGGCAAAGATCTCGGTGCATACGATGATGTCGATGTGGACGAGCTCCTGGCGCAGCTCTCGCCGGAAGAGATCACCATGCTGGCCAAGGAGGTCGACCCGGAT GATTCCTTCCTGCCCCCGAGTCAGCGAACCAATTACGAGTGTGACAAGGAACCGACCGGACCACTGGATCGGAAGAAGCTGATAGACCACATCAACAAGCAGGCAATGGAAACACCGGACCGGCCGGAATTGGAGCCCTTCGTGCCTGGGATGGTTCGCGGTAAAAAG TGGATTCCACCACCACAGGAGAAAAAGATGCAGGATGCCGAGGATCAGATAGCCATCGATCTCGGTGATGAGTACGAGCATGCATTGTCGGATGCCACCCAAGAGGAAATTATCGATCTGGCTGCCATCCTTGGCTTCCACTCGATGATGAACCAGGATCAGTATCATGCGTCTCTGCTCAACAAGGGCCAACCGGTGGGGTTGGGCTGGGACGGTATCACCAAGTCGTCTATCCAGAAGATATTCCCCGCGGAGGCTCCCAACAACACCAACCCGGAGGAGATGATCAAGAGAATAAAGGATGACGACAGCAAGCTGGTGGACGTGAATTTTAACAATATTAAG AACATCTCCGATGCGCAGTTCGAGCAACTGTTCCAGGCCCTGCAGAGCAACACCCACCTGGAAGTGCTGTCCTTGACAAACACCGGCCTCACGGATCGTACCGCACTGCTGCTGGCGGCCGCCATAGAACGCAACCACACCCTGCGGGTATTGAACGTGGAAACGAACTTCATCAGTCCACCGGTGATCGTGACGCTGGTCAAATCCCTGCTCACTCAAATGACCATCGAGGAGTTCCGGGCCTCCAATCAG CGATCACAAGTGCTGGGCAACAAAATCGAGATGGAAATCACCGACTTGGTGGAGAAAAATATGACCTTGCTTCGGCTAGGATTACACCTCGAGTTCAACGATGCCCGTCACCGAGTGGCTGCTCATTTACAACGCAACATTGATAGAA TCCGTGTTGATAAGAAAGATGGTCGATCATCACGCGGTAGCTTTTATCGGCCACAGCATGTCGAAGAACGGATGGACGAATTGGAAGGCGTCGAAGAAGAGGAGGAAGAAGTGCGCGAGGTTCCGCAGGACTACGATGTGGAGGAGGATCCGGACAATATCGTGATCCGTCCGCCGCCCTCCGACGACGAGGATAT TAAGAAAAGATCTGTCGCAGCGCCTGCAGTTTAG